GGTTGCTCCAGGGTTAACTCTGCAAATCTGGCCTCCCAACTTCTTGAGACATCACTGACACCGCTGCTCCAGTATCAATCTCCATGGGGATCAGTTGCCCATTGATTTCCACTACTACTTGGTAGGGTGGTGTCGTCCTTGAGGTTAGGTTAAATATCACATCTTCTTCAAGGTCTGTGACATCTTCTTCCGGTTTACTTGTAGTTTGTTCCACCCAATGGTTCTTGGTTACTGGCACTTTACTTTGTGGTTGGCTTCGACATACTCTTGCTAAATGTCCAACTTTCTTACAGTGATGACAAACTGAGTCTTTGTGGACACAATTGTGTGCCAGGTGATCACTTCTACCACATCTATAGCAACTCCTCCCTGTGTTACTGGCTCCTTGTGTCCTGGGGTACCTGCTGACCCGATCAATTTCCTCCTCTCCTTGCATCTGAGCAACTGTATTGGGTCCCCTGCTACCACTGTGTGCTACTGTTAATTCAGTAGTTTCGCTGTTGTCCTGAAGCACTTGTGCATTTCTGTGAGCTGCTTCCATTCCTTGTGCTAGCTCCAGTGCACGTTTGAGATCAAGGTTATCTTCCGTCAATAGTCGTTTCTGAATGGTCTCGCTGATCAAACCACAGACGAAGCGGTCACGCAACGCTTCGTCAAGATGATCCTTAAATTTGCAATGAGTGGCCAATCTTCTAAGCTCCGCTAAGTATTGCATGACAGATTCTTCGCGACGTTGGTTTCTTCTGTGAAACGTAAATCTCTCGGCGATCACCAAGGGCTTGGGTTCGTAATGATCTTTTAACAAGTCTGCTAGCGTCTTAAACGATTTGCTCCTTGGAGACTCCGGTGCAACAAGCGTCCTTAAAAGACTGTACGTCTTCGCTCCCAACAGACTAAGAAAAACTGGTACTTGTTTATCTTCTTTGATCCCGTTTGCTTCGAAATAAAGTTCTACTCGTTCTAGATACGCCGAGAACTCCTCAGATTCCGGCTGGAATATGTCAATTTTCCCAAAAGAAGCCATTAATCTTTGTTATATCCCGTCCTCGTCGCCAGTATTATGTTTCTAGACACGATCAGGAAGGATCTTAAATCAACAAACAAAGCACGCCATACATGTACAAGTTCCATGATACAACAACACGCATGCGTACACACACTCATGATCATCGATTACAATCAGATATAAATACCATATTGATAATTACAAATCAAGTAGAAatcacaattacaattataactatAAGTTCAGTAGATACACAACAaaaactatgctgaatgcagTAAAAAATCCCAGGCCaggacttgatccacagacatcATAGCACTACACAAAGGCCGTTTTGCAGCTATTGCTAGAGCAATACTTACGGTGAATCAGATGAAGATTCAGTATACGGTGAATCTTGTTCCATGTTAACACACTGATGGACGTGATGgttcatatcaaaacttgtgtaagatattccggatttccgaatgggttacgcccgtttcgtataaaataacaccgtcctctaaacaaggcgccataacttccgcgtactttggttgacagGCACGAAGTTTGGtgtatcagattccttgatgaaaggcgattcgattcatgtgtaagttctttgtgtagtaacgaaggggaagctaaaaaaggagccttgtaccgcgaaatttacgtgttcaggATGCCCGTAAtaacacgtgtttttaaacatatttctataaactaatctgtttaacaatttgtacggtcggagtcttattaagcatccttcgctgcgtagaatgataccaaatttagcgaatttcattgaggataacaacttgtaaattgggattttcccggcgagataattaaattttccaataggttaatgtatggagcgcgtattatgtcatcatcagcagtaaataactgtcgctatagcgacattttcccatttgtacggtcggaattggatagagaaattcaagggctttcttttattgtatggtgtgctgtagaaattttgtgagttaaaggttgtaaattagtgtttttgtgtgtagtgtaaaatacatgtattttgtattggacagcaaaggacaaggaatgatgagattttatgatcagcctgttttaccaagttgaggtttcaaaaaagatattaaacagatattagatttgtttaatgcataattcttaatttttaaaggtttaacccagtgtttgaaaacttttaatgttgaccacctgaaaatgcctCATTTGACAAAtcacatacatatgttttgatatgtttgCTAAAGTGAAGACTGCGGATGCCTCAAACACATGATACGAAGGGAAAACTACTTAGGCGTGCCGCACACATtagctagcagcagcagcagctagtCAGTAGCTAGCAGACTAGCAGTATAGCCAACAGCCTGTATGCATTATAGTTCTAGTATGAAAAGCCACAAAAAGTAAAACAAGTTCACTGAGTGACACTACATGTAGTGGTTACATGCATTGATAGCATTACAAGCTAGTACATTGCTTAAACTaccatacatagctatatggcacacatacaatattaattttgatcCAGAACAAAAGCAATAATAGTTAGTAGTTAATTCACTGCACATACAGTTTGATTTCTTTCACTAAAACACCTTCATTTGCAAATACTTCATTACGGCAAATCCTAGCTTCAAGATTCCTGCTAGTAGTTAGTGGTATTTGACGATAAAACCATGGCAGGTTGGGTTCTGCACAGCAACCGTTTTCATTGGAACAACCTTCACCATCCCAAACCGTATCATTAGTAAAGTAATTACCCCATCCTGGTTTACTATATGATCCAGACTCACAGTAATAGTTCTCATGCATGAACAAAAGTTGGTGGCAGGAGACTGGGAGTTTGAGCACAAGGACACACATAAAACTCAGTATACcctatttttttttctttatttattattaattactaggcaggcagcacagctggtttgcctaggatgtaaatcacagaacacgttacaatcaataagttaaagtatgtatgctacaatgtgtatgttacagttactaataataaacagtgcatgtgttgattacaattactattcataaataataagttacagcatacagtacatacatataattgttagttataatcaatcagtgagttatagtgcatatattacaataaaaaaagaagttacgataatataattatacaattaataacttacgtAGTTGATTAGTAAAATTATCTACAGTAGCAGCTTCGATAGCAGAAATGGGTAGCAAGTTCCAATCACGAAAGGATTTTAGaaagtaactattatgatagtaattagttctagcagtaggtatattgaagtaaaaataatgttgaaatCTAGTGAAGGGTGTAGTGGTAGTGGCTGTAATATAAGTAGGTATTTCTAGTGAAACTGAATTGTGTAGTCCTTGGTATAAGATAGAGAGCCTTGAAATTTGTCTTCTAATGTTCAATGCGGGCCATTGCAACTCTGAAAGCATGCTGGTCACACTGTTTTCCCAGTTGTAGTTAGATTTTACCCATCTGGCAGCAATTCTCTGCACCCTCTCAATGGCTTGGATATCTTTAGATAAGTGAGGATCCCAAACTGaggatgcatactctagttttGGTCGAATTATAGTCCCAGGTAGGCAGCGGATTTAACTGATTCATCACAACTGTTTAAGTTACGTCTCACAAAGTTTAGTGACTTTATTGCATTACTAGTGATGTTGCTAATGTGTGGAGAGAATGACATTGATGAGTGAAATAGGACTCCGAGATATAGATGCTGATTTGTACGAGTAAGTGCTTTATTGTCTATGTAATACTGGAACTCAGGTGGTGAGGTAGATCTAGAACAGGAGAGTATAGCACATTTGTTGGTATTTAGGCTCATCTGCCATCGCTTAGTCCATTGGATGATGTAGTTTAAGTCCTGTTGTAAAAGATGATGATCCTGTTCTGAGTGAATGACACGGTATAGtacacagtcatctgcaaatagtctgacactggatgtgatgttagtagtaatgtcattgatgtataaTAAAAACATTAATGGGCCTAAGACTATACCTTGAGGAACCATTGCATAGGTCCAAATTAAATGTGTCTTCGTTGATTACCATAAGTTATAGAAATTCCGTCAACATATGGACCATCTATAGATTTTATTCCAGCATGGAATGCATCAGTAGTGCCCTTCTGGTAACCTATCATCATTCCACACACTCTACTGTAAGAAACTTGGTGAGTTGAGAATTGAGCAGAATAACATCCAGCATTATCACTAGGAGCTCTACAAACTGCAACAGGACTAGTAATCTTACTCCATCCACGAGGACAGGAATCTCCAATGTCAAGATCAGCTACTTTCATCCAACCTTTCTCTCCACCACATTCCAGTTCCATATCACAGTATACAAACATTGGCCTATCACCAGCTTGTACAACATAATAGCCAGATTTACCACGACTTGTTGGATTTAGCCGGTAAATATCTCCACAAGATTTCCCAGGAAGTTTATTTAGCACACAAGCCATACTCATTGTAGTCAACTTACTGCAGCACTCACAAtggatattgctgctaaaattGCTAAGTACCAAAGAGCCTGTTATCAGTGAAAGTTTATAACTGCCAAATACTGAGCACTTTGCAGTGTATAAATAACTTCACAGCTGTGCTAAAAATAACGTTTTCTTTATAAGGAATGTTCTATTATTAGTACACTACTGCCACAACAAACCTGCAGCTGGCACATGTATACAGCAGGTATCATTCAGCAAACAAGTGATTGACATAATTCTGTGTGCATAAAGACCATAGAATTAACCTTAATCTTGTGTCATTCATCTTCCTTGCTGCATAAATTATTAATAATATAATCTGcgacttttatttatttatttacccAACATTCTAAGCACTGCATGGTATCAGCCAGATAATAGCTATAATATGCAGTAtctaatgtacatgtgtacatgtatattgcatgctatataattattatgtaggaCCATTAAGTCTATGACCCCATGTGCATGTAACTTATAGTCAAAGCAAACAATTAAGACCTCTTGAACAACATTTATGGTGACAGAGGTATCAAAATTTTTATACTATAAACAGCTGCAGAACTTCATGCAAGATACATCACCTCTCAAAGCAGGCTTTATTACAACATTTTGTGGCCTATAGGATAAACATTTAAGTGCAGCTAAGTATTATTGCAATTTCCAAACTttgtactacagtggaacctctcttaacaaactccctggATTAAGGACACAGTatgaaaaacctccataatcaGGAAAAAAATTTAGTCTCAACAGGTCtagttaatacattttttacctctgaaagaggaaaacctctatattacagtaataagtggccaaaaattcttggtcccaaaatgtccataataaagaggttccactgtagtacgTTACtaaaataatgttattacaatTCCTATCAAATCACAATTCGAAGTACTTACATATGTTTTCTATATGCAAACATTTAGAGAATGAAAAAAATGGATGACCAGGTATTTGCTATTAATCATTACTACATGTTTTCACATAATAGCACAAGCTTGTattatgtacacacaaacacacattcaTCAAGCATTTAGCTTCCATCTTTTTGGTCATGCCAACACAGATTCCTTGTGCATGCAATTCCTCCTGGAGGTAGGATAGTATCTTCACAACTGAATTGTTGTACCACACCATGGCGACAGTAATGATCCACAGGCAATAACAGCAATTCTAAATATCAATCAATATCAGCTTCATTATCCGACATTTTGTGGATTATTCGTTGATGCTAGAGCTGAAACAAATATCAAATTTGTTACTCAAATAGTCTGAATAGCAAATAATTTGAATTAGTTTGAATAAATatagcattgtatgtttatcaatataccaaaggtttttccTTAAGTGAACTAGAAatgtttctgcgaaagaattaggcctgtagctgtagccagttttccactaCACTTggctgaaggcgtcaggcaggagtagaaaattctgttgtataaatttaaaaaaaaaattctatagcaacttgacggaaacgtttcaggtcgatctaaAAAacctttgggcttgattttacccaatcaatactgtcatgtcattgtgaggaaaaatcgcggcaggtttttggggttatattatatcacagatcgcccccacaccttcaatgtccctactaacagtactattgtactgtatgataatgtacAGTAGGTTGAAGTGTGCACATGTTACAATTACGCATGCAATGGTTGTAAATTCAGTTTAGATGTCTAATACTAAATCTTGATGAAAATGAATAACTGGAAGATGATGGTGGCTGTATCAGATTACAAATATAAATACTGAACGGCCTTGTTCCAGTAGTGGTGGTGGTTGATATGACAGTTCCACCTTCAATGAACTTTATAAATAAATTATCATCATGTATGTAAATCGTGATTAAGAGACTCGTATAGATGACAGCGTTAATATGTAAAAACTGTTGATTCCTACCAGCAATGTTAAATGAAATCTGATTGCAATGGTCAAGATTTGTGGCAGCATTACTGGTTCTCGTAAAAGATAAGTTGCACAGATAAAATGAGTAAATTCCATTCCCGAGTGGCATAGATTTGATAACAAAATCATGACCAGGTACTGAGCAAGGATTAAAGCTGACATCATAATTGTCAGCTTCATTAGAACTGTATGAGACACTTTTATTGTTAACCCAATGAATTTTTGTTGAAACAAAAGGCTTTCTAGAAGACTGTTCAGGAGGGTGCCTACAGTCATTGTCACCATATACTCCCAGTGGACTGCTACTATTGTACAAGTAACaataagcttcatttaaaagttGTTTGTCTGTGAGATCACTTGTAGCCACTTTGGAGTACAACAACTGAGGAATGATCAGAGAATACCTGACACACTGGAAGACTTGAGGTGTAAGCTGAAGTGATTTTCCAAGATCTTTCGTTTGATAATTATGCCATTTGATCAGAAATTCAAAAATGTCTATGTCGTAACATGTAATACCAAAGCATTTTAAAACTTGAAGCATTACTTCTTCAGGAAGATCTTTGGTCTCATCAAACGTAGTAACAAAATCATTGTTAGTGTAGCTCATGACCTTATTAGCTGCTTTCTTGTGACTTTCCTCACTCATCACACTTACATACTTTGGTAACAAGGTAAGGTAATTACAGGAATCCAATTGTGATAGGACGGCTTCACCCCACACATGTTGCAGTGGGACCTTGTTGATTTGGAAACGGTTGAACATCTCCATCAGTGGAACAGAGTCATCAAGATCATTAATCTCACAACTTCCTTTGTAGATAATATCAATGAGCTGTTGCACGGTTTTGTAGCTGTCCTTTGGCAAACCCACTTCCTTTGATTTTCCCTCCTTAAAGTCTCCATAGAACATCCTCTCAAAGACAGGGGACACAGCAGCTAGTATCATCCTGTGAGCATCAATACTACCATCAGATAACTTGAGGGTTACATCAGTGGGTGGAGAAAATGAATCAGGAGTTATCTGGATGAGTGTTAACTTGGTTGTCAAATTGGTAGTGACTTTAGCACTGCAACAAGTGAAGAGTCAACATATTGTTACAATACTGTGTTTGCTATTAATCATTATATGTAAGGTACTTTTGTACTATATTAGAATGTTTCCACATATCATCACAGGattatgtacacacaaacatgcacacattcATCAACCAAGTATAGCCTTAAGTTCCCATTTTTGTGGTCAT
This genomic interval from Dysidea avara chromosome 15, odDysAvar1.4, whole genome shotgun sequence contains the following:
- the LOC136245743 gene encoding kelch-like protein 38, yielding MDEITEQKTSELPAKVTTNLTTKLTLIQITPDSFSPPTDVTLKLSDGSIDAHRMILAAVSPVFERMFYGDFKEGKSKEVGLPKDSYKTVQQLIDIIYKGSCEINDLDDSVPLMEMFNRFQINKVPLQHVWGEAVLSQLDSCNYLTLLPKYVSVMSEESHKKAANKVMSYTNNDFVTTFDETKDLPEEVMLQVLKCFGITCYDIDIFEFLIKWHNYQTKDLGKSLQLTPQVFQCVRYSLIIPQLLYSKVATSDLTDKQLLNEAYCYLYNSSSPLGVYGDNDCRHPPEQSSRKPFVSTKIHWVNNKSVSYSSNEADNYDVSFNPCSVPGHDFVIKSMPLGNGIYSFYLCNLSFTRTSNAATNLDHCNQISFNIAGRNQQFLHINAVIYTSLLITIYIHDDNLFIKFIEGGTVISTTTTTGTRPFSIYICNLIQPPSSSSYSFSSRFSIRHLN